A region of Argentina anserina chromosome 5, drPotAnse1.1, whole genome shotgun sequence DNA encodes the following proteins:
- the LOC126795902 gene encoding histidine kinase CKI1 codes for MHRYATLIEQREKTEQAERKSMRKSDAFAKASHDIRAALAGIISWINFCKDDIHDALDIHATDGGTTRRSEIEMVLTKIDSNLKRLDVHAEDLLGILNSVLDKSKIEAGKMVLENEEFDVAQLVEEVVDLFLPTASMKGLDVVLDPCDGSVTKFARVRGDRGRLKQILNNLLSNAVKFTSEGQITVRAWVRKPSFKNSVTASHEQTTSFLKYFLCFFNYKTKNKDDKEAMNGSEWDPNSLEFFFEVDDTGRGILKERQKSVFEDYVQVKEKALGEGGTGLGLGIVQSLVRLMHGEIGIVDKEIGERGTCFRFNVLLSTIHACDDPIKAEPDIEMGVSENQTPVASPKPNARGTTASPKLEGSYVVLLINNAERRRVIQKFLERFGIKVSVAERWEQLARTLQNLKNRKGHSQHNSISGISDLSLQDCLIKSASCNSNFSFNRAKEMSLMSSMDGSTDNNVLPLFHKKSSSSNLRGASDRFVMLLIDTTAGPLSELCKIVNDYKRGLQNGWYCKVVWLSSPFSHANLSFNRDMLDGDDVIKHKPLHGTCLYEVVRLLPECGGALPKRSSGQVASKLVSTAPSSSKNPYIHTDDDNSSDQIVQESNSQTLRHQHSPSNVGSKSPSQSALADRDIKPLTGKKILVAEDTPSLRMVTMQALSRLGAAVKLCENGREALDLVRNDLLNQRKHVYDYILMDCQMPEMDGFEATREIRKEEKSYNVRIPIIALTAHAKGGEETRMMMEAGMDEHLEKTSIVTSLGETLAKIDSITKANR; via the exons ATGCATCGGTATGCCACACTCATAGAACAAAGGGAGAAAACTGAGCAAGCTGAGAGAAAGAGCATGAGGAAAAGTGACGCATTTGCTAAGGCAAGCCATGACATTCGCGCCGCACTTGCTGGAATTATTAGTTGGATCAACTTCTGTAAAGATGATATTCATgacgcgcttgatattcatgCCACAGATGGTGGAACTACTCGTCGTTCTGAAATAGAGATGGTCTTAACAAAAATAGATTCTAACTTAAAAAGACTAGATGTTCATGCAGAAGATCTTTTAG GTATATTGAACTCTGTTCTTGACAAAAGCAAGATTGAAGCAGGTAAGATGGTACTTGAAAATGAAGAATTTGATGTGGCTCAACTTGTTGAGGAGGTAGTGGATTTGTTTCTTCCAACAGCATCAATGAAAGGATTAGATGTGGTATTGGATCCTTGTGATGGATCTGTTACGAAGTTTGCACGTGTGAGAGGTGACAGGGGAAGGCTTAAGCAGATACTAAACAACTTGCTAAGCAATGCCGTTAAATTTACTTCAGAAGGGCAAATCACAGTTCGCGCTTGGGTTCGAAAACCAAGTTTTAAGAATTCAGTAACTGCTTCTCATGAGCAGACTACTAGCTTCTTGAAATACTTCTTGTGCTTCTTTAACTATAAGACAAAGAACAAAGATGACAAGGAAGCAATGAATGGTTCTGAATGGGATCCAAATTCTttggagtttttttttgaGGTGGATGATACTGGCAGGGGAATTCTCAAGGAAAGGCAAAAATCTGTGTTTGAGGACTATGTCCAAGTCAAAGAAAAAGCACTAGGAGAAGGTGGTACTGGCTTAGGACTTGGAATTGTGCAATCTCTG GTACGTTTGATGCATGGGGAAATAGGAATTGTGGACAAGGAGATTGGGGAAAGAGGTACCTGCTTCAGGTTTAATGTACTGCTAAGTACTATTCATGCCTGTGATGATCCCATAAAAGCAGAACCAGACATTGAAATGGGAGTTAGTGAAAATCAAACACCAGTTGCAAGCCCCAAGCCGAACGCTCGCGGTACCACCGCAAGTCCTAAGCTCGAGGGATCCTATGTTGTGCTGCTGATCAACAATGCAGAGCGCAGGAGAGTTATACAGAAGTTTCTGGAGAGATTCGGCATAAAAGTCTCGGTAGCAGAACGATGGGAGCAACTTGCACGTACTCTCCAGAACTTAAAAAACAGGAAGGGACATTCTCAACATAATTCCATATCTGGAATATCCGATTTGAGTCTTCAGGATTGCCTGATCAAATCTGCCTCTTGCAACTCCAACTTTAGCTTTAATAGAGCAAAGGAAATGTCTTTGATGAGTTCCATGGATGGATCAACAGACAACAATGTACTTCCTCTCTTTCATAAGAAGAGTAGCAGTAGTAATCTTCGTGGAGCATCAGATCGCTTCGTAATGCTGCTTATTGATACTACAGCCGGACCACTCTCGGAACTATGCAAGATTGTAAATGATTACAAAAGAGGCCTCCAAAATGGTTGGTACTGCAAGGTTGTTTGGTTGTCAAGTCCATTTTCTCATGCCAATTTAAGCTTCAACAGGGATATGTTGGATGGCGACGACGTTATCAAACACAAGCCTCTTCACGGTACGTGTCTCTATGAAGTTGTAAGACTCCTTCCAGAGTGTGGAGGTGCCTTGCCAAAAAGATCATCAGGTCAGGTTGCATCAAAACTAGTTTCGACAGCTCCTAGTTCATCAAAAAATCCATACATTCATACCGATGATGACAACTCCTCTGACCAAATAGTACAAGAAAGCAATTCACAAACTCTTAGACATCAACATTCTCCTAGTAACGTTGGATCCAAATCACCAAGTCAATCAGCTCTAGCAGACCGTGATATCAAACCCTTGACAGGCAAGAAAATTTTAGTTGCAGAGGACACACCATCGTTACGCATGGTGACTATGCAGGCTTTGTCACGACTGGGTGCAGCTGTGAAGCTTTGTGAAAATGGAAGAGAAGCTCTGGATCTAGTTCGCAATGATCTACTCAATCAAAGGAAACATGTCTATGACTATATACTGATGGACTGCCAG ATGCCAGAAATGGATGGTTTCGAAGCGACCAGGGAAATAAGGAAAGAGGAGAAATCTTACAACGTTCGCATTCCGATCATCGCATTAACAGCTCATGCCAAAGGAGGAGAGGAAACAAGAATGATGATGGAGGCTGGTATGGACGAACACTTGGAGAAAACCTCCATAGTGACTAGTCTAGGGGAAACTCTTGCAAAGATTGATAGTATCACTAAAGCAAATAGATGA